Within the Flavobacterium sp. CG_23.5 genome, the region CCAATCTAAAAGAACATCAGGATGCAAAAAATCTTTCATGACATCGCTATCAATTAGTGCATCTGATTTATAAAATTTCTGAACAATTTCCTTTGCAGACATATTATTTTAATTTATTTAAAATTTCGGGTATCTTTTTAATATTAGCCAGTTGTTTCAATTTCTCTCTTGATTCTTCAATTGGTGTACCAAAATAGGATTTTCCGCCTTCAACAGATTTTGTAACTCCAGTTTGACCTAGAATAACTGCCTTTGCGCCTATAGTGATTCCGCTGGTGGTTCCTACTTGTCCCCAAATAGTAACTTCGTCTTCAATTATTACACATCCCGCTATTCCAGTTTGCGAAGCAATCAAACAGTTTTTCCCAATTACTGTATCATGACCCACATGCACTTGATTGTCAATTTTTGTCCCTTCGCCAATTGTCGTGTCGCCCGTAACTCCTTTGTCAATGGTACAAAGTGCTCCAATTCCAACATTATCTTTTATCACGACTCTTCCTCCTGAAAGCAATTGATCATAGCCTTCAGCACGTTTTTTATAGTAAAAGGCATCTGCTCCAAGAATTGTTCCGGCATGTATTATTACATTATCTCCAATAACGGTATAATCGTAAATGGAAACATTAGAATGAATTAAGCAATTTTTCCCAATAACAACATGATTTCCAATAAATGTATTTGGCTGTATAATAGTCCCTTGCCCTATTAAAGCTGAAGAAGCTATTGAAACATTCGAAAATTGAAACGGTTTAAAATGATGGGTTAATTTATTGAAATCTCTAAAAGGATCATCAGAAATTAAAAGTGCTTTTCCTTCAGGACAGTCCACTATTTTGTTAATCAAAACGATGGAAGCGGCTGAATTTAATGCTTTATCGTAATATTTAGGATGATCTACAAAAACAATATCGCCTGATTCGACAACATGGATTTCGTTCATTCCATATACTGCAAAATTTGCATCACCCACATATTCACAGTTGATAATATTGGCAATTTCTTCTAAAGAGTAAACTTTGGGGAATTTCATAAATTTAGTGTTCAATATTCAATGTTCAGTATTCAGATTGACTACAAACTGAATACTGAAAACTGTAATTTACTCTTTTACGCGTTCCATGTAAGAACCCGATGTAGTATCAATTTTAATTTTATCACCTTCATTGATAAACAAAGGAACATTTACCGTAGCTCCAGTTTCAACAGTCGCTGATTTTGTAGCATTAGTTGCTGTATTTCCTTTAATTCCAGGTTCAGCATAAGTAACTT harbors:
- a CDS encoding UDP-3-O-(3-hydroxymyristoyl)glucosamine N-acyltransferase, producing MKFPKVYSLEEIANIINCEYVGDANFAVYGMNEIHVVESGDIVFVDHPKYYDKALNSAASIVLINKIVDCPEGKALLISDDPFRDFNKLTHHFKPFQFSNVSIASSALIGQGTIIQPNTFIGNHVVIGKNCLIHSNVSIYDYTVIGDNVIIHAGTILGADAFYYKKRAEGYDQLLSGGRVVIKDNVGIGALCTIDKGVTGDTTIGEGTKIDNQVHVGHDTVIGKNCLIASQTGIAGCVIIEDEVTIWGQVGTTSGITIGAKAVILGQTGVTKSVEGGKSYFGTPIEESREKLKQLANIKKIPEILNKLK